A window of Agrobacterium tumefaciens contains these coding sequences:
- the catB gene encoding type B chloramphenicol O-acetyltransferase, with protein sequence MENYFESPFRGVTLDKQVRNPNLVVGKYSYYSGYYHGHSFEDCARYLLPDEGADRLIIGSFCSIGSGAAFIMAGNQGHRNEWISTFPFFFMPEVPEFENAANGYLPAGDTVIGNDVWIGSEAIIMPGITVGDGAVIGTRALVTKNVEPYAIVGGNPAKTIRKRFDDDSIAMLLEMKWWNWQAQQLKAAMPLMTGGNVAELYRFWQSDMT encoded by the coding sequence ATGGAAAACTATTTTGAAAGCCCCTTCAGGGGCGTCACGCTTGATAAGCAGGTAAGGAACCCGAACCTCGTGGTCGGGAAGTACAGCTATTACTCCGGCTACTATCACGGCCATAGCTTTGAGGATTGCGCTCGTTATCTTTTGCCCGATGAAGGCGCAGACAGGCTGATTATCGGTAGCTTCTGCTCGATCGGTTCAGGAGCCGCCTTCATCATGGCCGGTAATCAGGGCCATCGTAACGAGTGGATCAGCACCTTCCCGTTTTTCTTCATGCCGGAGGTGCCGGAATTCGAGAATGCCGCGAACGGTTATCTGCCTGCTGGCGACACCGTTATCGGCAATGATGTCTGGATCGGCTCAGAAGCGATCATCATGCCCGGCATTACGGTGGGCGACGGCGCCGTGATCGGGACGCGGGCTCTTGTGACGAAGAATGTTGAACCCTATGCCATCGTTGGCGGCAATCCCGCGAAAACCATCCGAAAGCGGTTCGATGATGACAGCATCGCGATGCTACTCGAGATGAAATGGTGGAATTGGCAGGCGCAGCAACTGAAGGCTGCGATGCCGCTCATGACCGGCGGCAATGTCGCGGAGCTTTATCGTTTCTGGCAATCCGACATGACCTAG
- a CDS encoding putative bifunctional diguanylate cyclase/phosphodiesterase yields MTGRWNIAVSLLLLGVAVIPCWVICLRGHFSCGLILAQIACTLFVCWYSLFIDVQDAAVPRTTHLYLLVIVFVGYMNLQRQRSLPQFVVITAGLLAFIFLCASAANLPFSTPISQDVRSVSAWFNGIFATGMLCGGVAAMQAQFRSQTKNALELRSALSNGQFELFYQAQVRTDGSLSGAEALLRWNHPKRGHIPPAEFIPLAQRTGFMPTLGAWVIAEACTTLARWQSKASMRHLTLSINITADHFVDAGFSAQLLEAVSSNGIDARLLKLELTESVFLSDIEAAITKMKLLHHAGFAIALDDFGTGYSSLSYLRQLPLKQLKIDRSFVKGVSESGRLAAITKNIVRMGHDLSLEVLAEGVETEAELRMMLSYGCELFQGYFFARPTCLAEFEQYAART; encoded by the coding sequence TTGACAGGACGCTGGAATATCGCGGTCAGCCTTCTTCTGCTTGGCGTCGCAGTCATTCCGTGCTGGGTGATTTGCCTGAGGGGCCATTTTTCATGCGGTCTCATTCTCGCTCAGATCGCTTGCACCCTGTTTGTCTGCTGGTATTCGCTATTTATCGATGTTCAGGACGCGGCGGTTCCAAGAACGACGCACCTCTACCTCCTCGTCATCGTTTTCGTCGGCTATATGAATCTTCAACGTCAGCGCTCGCTCCCGCAGTTTGTCGTTATTACGGCGGGTCTTCTGGCTTTTATTTTCCTGTGTGCTTCCGCCGCCAACCTCCCTTTCAGCACCCCGATCTCACAGGATGTCCGAAGCGTCAGCGCATGGTTCAACGGCATATTCGCAACGGGTATGTTGTGCGGTGGCGTCGCAGCGATGCAGGCTCAATTCCGAAGCCAGACAAAAAATGCACTCGAGCTGCGATCCGCACTCTCCAACGGGCAATTCGAACTTTTCTATCAGGCGCAGGTGCGGACGGACGGTTCGCTGAGCGGTGCGGAAGCGCTTTTGCGCTGGAACCATCCCAAGCGTGGCCACATACCGCCTGCGGAATTCATCCCGCTTGCGCAACGCACGGGGTTCATGCCGACGCTCGGTGCGTGGGTGATTGCCGAGGCATGCACGACGCTTGCCCGTTGGCAATCTAAAGCTTCAATGCGCCACCTCACATTGTCGATCAACATCACCGCCGACCACTTCGTGGATGCGGGATTTTCCGCTCAGCTTCTCGAAGCCGTTTCATCAAATGGCATTGACGCACGGTTGCTCAAGCTGGAATTGACAGAAAGCGTTTTCCTTTCGGATATAGAAGCCGCCATTACCAAGATGAAGCTGCTGCATCACGCCGGGTTTGCTATCGCGCTTGATGACTTCGGAACGGGTTACTCGTCGCTGAGTTATCTACGCCAATTGCCTTTAAAGCAGCTCAAAATCGATCGAAGCTTCGTCAAGGGCGTGAGTGAAAGCGGGCGCTTGGCGGCAATAACAAAAAACATTGTCAGGATGGGACATGATCTCTCCCTGGAGGTCCTTGCCGAAGGGGTGGAGACGGAAGCAGAGTTGCGCATGATGCTGTCATACGGCTGCGAGCTTTTTCAGGGTTATTTTTTTGCACGACCGACTTGTCTTGCAGAATTCGAGCAATACGCGGCCCGCACCTAA
- a CDS encoding LacI family DNA-binding transcriptional regulator produces MTDISSKKATIYDLSILSGASASTVSAVLNGSWRKRRISEETANKILSLAKTHRYTTNLQARGLRSSKSGLIGLLVPIYDNRFFSSMAQTFEGQARKRGLSPMVVSGRRDPEEERRTVETLIAYSIDALFIAGVTDPDGVHQVCARAALPHVNIDLPGKYASSVISDNRHGAQILTAAILAHAAKAGALGPDDVVLFGGHDDYASRARIDGFHAAKAAHFGMEGGDDIEITGYSPRMTELAFERFYERRGRLPRCFFVNSSINFEGLLRFMGRHDGEAFGDIVVGCFDYDPFASFLPFPVYMVKPDIARMLEKGFDLLEENRSDPEVIIIEPKLIPPRTALEGPLDDIWDPVSLRRRVE; encoded by the coding sequence GTGACGGACATAAGTTCCAAGAAGGCCACGATATACGACCTGTCGATATTGTCCGGCGCATCCGCGTCGACGGTCAGCGCCGTCCTGAACGGATCATGGCGAAAAAGACGGATCTCCGAGGAGACGGCCAACAAAATTCTGTCACTTGCCAAGACGCACCGCTACACCACTAACCTGCAGGCGAGAGGGTTGAGGAGCTCGAAATCGGGACTCATTGGTCTCCTGGTCCCGATCTATGACAACCGATTCTTTTCCTCGATGGCGCAGACATTCGAAGGCCAGGCACGCAAGCGGGGCCTTTCGCCCATGGTTGTATCCGGCCGGCGGGATCCTGAAGAGGAGCGGCGTACCGTCGAGACATTGATTGCCTATTCCATCGATGCGCTCTTCATTGCCGGCGTAACCGATCCAGACGGCGTGCACCAGGTTTGCGCGCGTGCGGCACTGCCGCATGTCAATATCGATCTTCCAGGCAAGTATGCCTCGTCGGTGATTTCCGACAATCGGCACGGCGCGCAGATACTGACCGCGGCGATCCTTGCCCATGCCGCGAAGGCAGGGGCGCTCGGGCCTGACGACGTCGTTTTGTTCGGCGGTCACGATGACTACGCCAGCCGTGCGCGAATTGACGGCTTCCACGCGGCCAAAGCCGCCCATTTCGGCATGGAGGGCGGGGACGATATCGAAATCACGGGTTATTCGCCCCGCATGACAGAACTGGCGTTCGAACGGTTCTACGAACGCAGGGGCCGCCTGCCACGCTGCTTCTTCGTCAACTCATCAATCAATTTCGAAGGGCTGCTGCGTTTCATGGGGCGCCACGATGGCGAGGCCTTTGGCGACATCGTCGTCGGCTGTTTCGACTACGACCCCTTCGCATCCTTCCTTCCCTTCCCGGTCTACATGGTCAAGCCTGATATCGCGCGGATGCTTGAGAAAGGTTTCGACCTGCTGGAGGAGAACCGGAGCGATCCCGAGGTCATCATCATCGAGCCAAAGCTCATCCCGCCGCGGACCGCTCTGGAGGGGCCGCTCGACGACATTTGGGACCCGGTTTCGCTGCGCCGGAGGGTAGAATGA
- a CDS encoding substrate-binding domain-containing protein — MKKIIGAAVGLSLALLSSVAFAEGPKVGVVVKIGGIPWFNAMEAGIKEQSKKLGVDGFMVGPTSADPALQVRAIEDLIAQKVDFIGVVPNDAKVLEPVLKKAQAAGIKVITHESPKQLGADWDFELASAKGFGEAHGKLLAEKMGGKGSYAVFVGSLTVPLHNAWADAAIAYIKANYPDMKLVGDRYGVAEDLDKSRSTALDLMSANADLKGFLAFGSQGPIGAGRAVEERRKDGKVFVIGPFSPGQGAKLIKSGALTGGFMWNPKQAGEVFVTLADRIAKGETPKAGDNIEGLGTINPEGNTIVVDQLLKIDKESIDKLVSMGL, encoded by the coding sequence ATGAAGAAGATTATTGGTGCGGCGGTTGGTCTGTCGCTCGCGCTGCTCTCATCCGTAGCTTTCGCCGAAGGGCCGAAGGTTGGCGTCGTCGTTAAGATCGGTGGTATTCCGTGGTTCAACGCCATGGAAGCCGGGATCAAGGAGCAAAGCAAAAAGCTCGGCGTGGATGGTTTCATGGTCGGTCCGACAAGCGCCGACCCGGCTCTGCAGGTCCGCGCTATCGAAGATCTGATCGCCCAGAAGGTGGACTTCATCGGTGTGGTGCCGAATGACGCCAAGGTGCTGGAGCCCGTGCTCAAAAAAGCCCAGGCCGCCGGGATCAAGGTCATTACCCATGAATCGCCCAAACAGCTCGGTGCCGACTGGGATTTCGAACTCGCATCCGCCAAAGGCTTTGGTGAAGCGCATGGAAAGCTGCTGGCGGAAAAGATGGGCGGCAAGGGTTCCTATGCCGTTTTCGTAGGTTCGCTCACCGTTCCCCTCCACAACGCCTGGGCAGACGCTGCAATCGCCTACATCAAGGCAAACTATCCAGACATGAAGCTCGTCGGTGATCGCTACGGGGTCGCTGAAGACTTGGACAAGAGCCGTTCGACGGCGCTCGATCTGATGTCGGCCAATGCCGATCTCAAGGGCTTCCTGGCGTTCGGTTCACAGGGACCCATCGGTGCCGGCCGCGCGGTTGAGGAGCGCCGCAAGGACGGCAAGGTCTTCGTTATTGGCCCATTCTCGCCGGGACAGGGCGCCAAGCTCATCAAGTCAGGCGCACTGACCGGCGGCTTTATGTGGAACCCGAAACAGGCGGGTGAAGTCTTCGTAACGCTCGCAGACCGCATCGCCAAGGGTGAGACCCCGAAGGCAGGCGACAACATTGAAGGCCTCGGCACCATCAACCCCGAAGGTAATACCATCGTTGTCGATCAGCTCCTGAAGATCGACAAGGAAAGCATCGACAAGCTCGTTTCCATGGGCCTCTGA
- a CDS encoding sugar ABC transporter ATP-binding protein — MSAEPLLSLKNVKVTFGGVRALKGVAFEVNPGEVHCLAGENGCGKSTLIKVITGVYTPESGAELYFDGRPIAAMNPTLAQSLGIQVIWQDLALFDEMTVAENIGFQFAVNGRFGLVDKRAIENAAARALARLGVSFDLDKPLKELPIAQRQIVAIARALVGEARLVFMDEPTASLTQSETDYLIDIVRNLSASGVAVVFVSHRLAEVLEISDRITVLRDGSLVGVFPVEGMTQSRVTELMTGRNFDSAVIAADHDDKPVVLSVRGLSRAGEFEDVSFDLRRGETLGITGLLGAGRTELALTLFGMHRPQSGEILIDGKKVEFHSNRDAIEAGVAYLSEDRLSLGLNQPQSIADNLVMASLDKLLSGGLISPSKKADVVSRWISALGVKIGLPEDPIRTLSGGNQQRVAIAKWLAIGPKILILDAPTVGVDVGARAGIFEIVRKLAAEGLSIIVISDEAPEVYFNTDRVIHMVEGRFHATYDPRRLSLSELESAIYA, encoded by the coding sequence ATGAGCGCAGAACCGCTCCTGTCCCTCAAGAATGTCAAGGTCACGTTTGGTGGCGTGCGTGCCCTCAAGGGTGTTGCCTTCGAAGTCAATCCGGGCGAAGTCCATTGCCTCGCTGGCGAAAACGGTTGCGGCAAGAGCACGCTCATCAAAGTGATAACCGGCGTTTATACGCCGGAAAGCGGTGCTGAGCTCTACTTCGACGGCAGGCCCATTGCGGCGATGAACCCGACGCTTGCGCAATCGCTTGGCATACAGGTGATCTGGCAGGATCTGGCGCTGTTCGACGAAATGACAGTGGCCGAAAACATTGGCTTCCAGTTTGCGGTAAATGGAAGATTTGGCCTCGTCGACAAGCGCGCCATTGAAAATGCTGCGGCAAGGGCGCTGGCGCGGCTTGGCGTGTCGTTTGATCTTGACAAGCCCCTCAAGGAGCTGCCGATTGCCCAGCGCCAGATCGTGGCGATTGCCCGTGCGCTGGTTGGCGAAGCCCGTCTCGTTTTCATGGACGAACCTACCGCGTCCCTGACGCAGTCGGAGACGGATTATCTGATCGACATCGTCCGCAACCTCTCGGCATCCGGTGTCGCGGTCGTCTTCGTTTCGCACCGTCTGGCGGAAGTGCTCGAGATATCGGATCGGATCACCGTTTTGCGGGACGGATCGCTTGTTGGTGTTTTCCCGGTCGAAGGCATGACGCAGTCGCGCGTGACCGAGCTGATGACCGGCCGCAACTTTGACAGTGCCGTCATTGCCGCCGATCACGATGACAAGCCGGTTGTTCTTTCCGTGCGCGGTCTGAGCCGGGCGGGTGAGTTCGAGGATGTTTCCTTCGATCTGCGGCGCGGAGAAACGCTCGGGATCACCGGCCTTCTCGGTGCCGGGCGCACGGAGCTGGCCCTGACGCTGTTTGGCATGCACCGACCGCAATCGGGCGAAATTCTCATCGATGGAAAGAAGGTCGAGTTTCATTCCAACCGGGATGCGATTGAGGCAGGTGTCGCCTATCTCTCCGAAGACCGGCTCTCACTGGGTTTGAATCAGCCGCAGTCCATTGCCGACAATCTCGTCATGGCCTCCCTCGATAAGTTGCTGAGCGGCGGCCTCATCTCGCCATCGAAAAAGGCGGATGTCGTTTCCCGCTGGATTTCAGCGCTCGGGGTGAAGATCGGCCTGCCGGAAGATCCGATCCGCACGCTCTCAGGCGGCAACCAGCAGCGTGTGGCAATTGCCAAGTGGTTGGCGATCGGACCAAAAATCCTCATCCTCGACGCACCCACAGTTGGGGTCGACGTCGGGGCGCGCGCCGGCATCTTCGAAATCGTCCGCAAGCTCGCGGCAGAAGGCCTGTCGATCATCGTTATCTCCGACGAAGCGCCGGAGGTCTATTTCAATACAGACAGGGTCATCCACATGGTCGAAGGCCGGTTCCACGCCACCTATGATCCGCGACGCCTGTCGCTGAGCGAACTGGAGTCCGCCATCTATGCGTAG
- a CDS encoding ABC transporter permease, with product MRRLILGHTTEFTLLVVMVLLCTGLSFATDRFLTISNAFDVLNVSAVNIIFAVGLLVVLISGGIDISFAVAASVVQYVTVLALNVLGGGNWAEGFIIAGAVGLGLGFVNAFLVWRLKIISIVATISTFNIFFGLLMFFTKGVSIYDLPEWLSTRVVFYEREMPDGSWVELTLPVVVMILCCVATWFMISRTTVGRKLYAFGDNPEGARRFGINIGAMHYISFGWLGLMAGIAGLMQAHYAQEVVPNALYGRELDVLAATVLGGARLGGGKGSVIGCVLGVLMVSITQNGLNLMGVSPFAFKMIVGAIILIAITLSSTRFDRLLPSVLRTSTKKGSAQR from the coding sequence ATGCGTAGGCTCATTCTCGGACATACGACCGAATTCACGTTGCTGGTGGTCATGGTCCTGCTCTGCACGGGGCTTTCTTTCGCCACCGACCGGTTCCTCACCATTTCAAATGCTTTCGATGTGCTGAACGTCTCGGCGGTCAACATCATCTTTGCGGTCGGCCTGCTCGTTGTGCTGATCTCCGGCGGCATCGACATTTCCTTCGCGGTCGCCGCTTCCGTCGTTCAATATGTCACCGTTCTGGCGCTCAATGTGCTCGGCGGCGGCAACTGGGCGGAGGGGTTCATCATCGCCGGTGCCGTTGGCCTTGGTCTCGGTTTCGTCAATGCCTTCCTGGTCTGGCGGCTCAAGATCATCTCCATCGTCGCGACCATCTCCACCTTCAACATCTTCTTCGGGCTGTTGATGTTCTTCACCAAGGGCGTATCGATCTACGACCTGCCGGAATGGCTGTCGACGCGGGTCGTGTTTTACGAGCGCGAGATGCCCGATGGTTCCTGGGTCGAACTGACGCTGCCTGTGGTGGTGATGATCCTCTGCTGCGTTGCCACCTGGTTCATGATTTCGCGCACCACCGTCGGGCGCAAACTTTACGCTTTCGGCGACAATCCGGAAGGCGCACGCCGCTTCGGGATCAATATCGGCGCCATGCATTACATTTCCTTCGGCTGGCTTGGCCTGATGGCAGGCATTGCCGGGCTCATGCAGGCCCATTACGCGCAGGAGGTGGTACCGAACGCGCTTTATGGCCGCGAGTTGGATGTACTTGCCGCAACGGTCCTCGGCGGTGCGCGGCTTGGCGGCGGCAAAGGTTCTGTCATCGGCTGCGTGCTTGGGGTGCTGATGGTGTCGATCACCCAGAACGGCCTCAACCTGATGGGGGTATCTCCCTTTGCGTTCAAAATGATCGTCGGTGCCATCATTCTCATCGCCATCACTCTCTCGTCCACCCGGTTCGACAGGCTCCTGCCGAGCGTCCTACGGACATCCACAAAGAAGGGGAGCGCCCAGCGATGA
- a CDS encoding ABC transporter permease, with the protein MSSLVRKFNAVFGPDMAGPVIAFIAVMLIFGTLANNFLSLATFGSVAFQLPELGLLTLAMLLPLLTGGINLSVTFAANLSGLAAAWVLQAHGGVDAPPSAFFFACLAAFATGGAAGAMTGAAIAYTRAHPILVTLSMMIFLRGLGEFLTRGGDVSGFPAYMAPLGHGTLLGLPIPLLIFIVCVGLWHVLLTRTKLGFGLLMIGSNIEAARYSGLNTRKIQVLVYTLSGLMCAVAGIIMLARFNSVRVGHGESYLLITVLAAFLGGINPFGGFGRVLPVFVALIVLQLLSSGLNLLGANQHLATALWGVLMIVVMAARGLFSSYFASLRKKV; encoded by the coding sequence ATGAGCAGCCTCGTCAGGAAATTCAATGCGGTGTTCGGTCCGGACATGGCGGGGCCGGTGATTGCCTTCATCGCAGTCATGCTCATCTTCGGAACGTTAGCGAATAACTTTCTCTCGCTTGCGACGTTCGGCTCGGTGGCCTTTCAGCTGCCGGAACTGGGCCTTCTCACGCTGGCGATGCTGCTGCCGCTGCTGACGGGCGGGATCAATCTGTCAGTCACCTTTGCGGCCAATCTCTCAGGACTTGCCGCAGCCTGGGTACTCCAGGCCCATGGCGGTGTGGATGCGCCGCCGAGCGCCTTCTTCTTTGCCTGCCTTGCTGCATTTGCCACCGGCGGGGCTGCGGGTGCCATGACGGGTGCGGCGATCGCTTATACCCGCGCGCACCCCATTCTGGTGACGCTGTCGATGATGATTTTTTTGCGCGGCCTCGGCGAATTTCTGACCCGCGGCGGCGACGTGTCAGGGTTCCCCGCCTATATGGCGCCACTCGGTCACGGTACGCTTCTCGGCCTGCCAATCCCGCTTCTTATTTTTATCGTCTGCGTCGGCCTCTGGCATGTGTTGTTAACGCGTACCAAACTCGGCTTCGGCCTGTTGATGATCGGCTCGAACATTGAAGCCGCGCGTTATTCCGGCCTCAACACCCGCAAGATCCAGGTGCTCGTTTATACGCTCTCGGGTCTGATGTGTGCTGTCGCCGGCATCATCATGCTTGCCCGTTTCAACTCCGTCCGTGTCGGTCATGGAGAATCCTATCTGCTGATCACGGTGCTGGCGGCCTTTCTCGGCGGCATCAATCCGTTCGGCGGTTTCGGCCGGGTGCTGCCCGTTTTCGTCGCGCTCATCGTGCTGCAGCTCCTGTCGTCCGGCCTCAATCTTCTCGGCGCCAACCAGCATCTGGCCACCGCGCTGTGGGGCGTGCTGATGATCGTCGTCATGGCGGCGCGCGGTCTGTTTTCCAGTTACTTCGCATCTCTCAGAAAGAAGGTATGA